A portion of the Sabethes cyaneus chromosome 3, idSabCyanKW18_F2, whole genome shotgun sequence genome contains these proteins:
- the LOC128740227 gene encoding myb-like protein I — translation MVKVSSGSASNDFRFSEQYRDCSSLLKKMGLTPFCTKFPEGPPLEELDPAILSCGLPAIMLSDIHPIIAPPVLRYTAVQLQAMRKHSLCSRRPAIADDPKLSRFSIWRSSNALRKSCLKERKTNQQSDETSKNHHQERPANTRENGFAAPRVRRNYEFSNRNNHVIVKSYKSGDEQRRVQDTAAEEEPEWVASGPTSRLDTIELRGFDEDVSMNALPTSSESKTTGDKATEKHISFFDDLQHYEHVHPKRAGGNTSKELDTSGRETDSESVAISSTNSPPPARSTPTKSLPDNNNSYNSGQKTSQAQNNSINVNNFEEFMKFESLFGSDNGSSGQTGSRFSKWFRRGNTSFNQYSNQDGRRLPYGYFPSNDFANTSGSSQYEGHAAQRSSSGASYLPRGYQGAHAFEQNNSMNAAAPNSAFKRLLDMVTHNRLGNNMLAQQQYMLQMLNKNQQSEILRRMLMKNTMDNAIADPGQPKAPPQQSQEQRMPTHRELQFHTQAIMQNALLRKKLQDQQKMLFEQNSQMTVMAAAAAASAEPNAAVQQFVQSVCPNVQRSLSVLGQARVNQPNHQQKFGQSFPNADEQQAHRDLSASLQRMLLSPPQQRSVGYRFGKA, via the exons ATGGTTAAGGTCTCGAGCGGCAGCGCAAGCAacgattttcgtttttctgaacAATACAGAGATTGTTCAAGTTTGTTGAAA AAAATGGGGCTAACGCCATTTTGTACTAAATTCCCAGAAGGTCCCCCACTGGAGGAATTGGACCCGGCCATCCTCAGTTGCGGTTTACCAGCGATTATGCTTTCGGACATTCATCCGATCATAGCACCTCCCGTCTTGCGCTACACAGCAGTCCAGTTGCAAGCCATGCGCAAACATTCGCTTTGTTCCCGACGCCCGGCCATAGCCGATGATCCGAAGCTATCTCGTTTCAGCATATGGCGCTCTTCGAACGCGCTGAGGAAGTCGTGCCTCAAAGAAAGGAAAACCAATCAGCAAAGTGATGAAACAAGCAAGAATCACCATCAAGAACGCCCAGCTAATACACGTGAAAATGGATTCGCCGCGCCAAG AGTTCGTCGCAATTATGAATTTAGTAACCGTAATAACCATGttattgtgaaaagttacaaaagcggcGATGAACAGCGTCGTGTACAGGATACTGCTGCTGAGGAAGAACCGGAGTGGGTTGCCTCCGGCCCTACATCTCGCTTAGATACAATCGAACTACGCGGTTTCGACGAAGACGTGTCAATGAATGCCTTACCGACATCGAGTGAGTCGAAGACCACCGGTGACAAAGCCACCGAAAAACATATCTCATTTTTTGACGATCTTCAACACTACGAGCATGTACATCCGAAACGTGCTGGGGGAAACACTTCGAAAGAGCTCGACACTTCTGGAAGGGAAACCGACAGCGAAAGTGTGGCCATATCAAGTACCAATTCACCTCCACCGGCACGCAGCACTCCGACGAAGAGTTTGCCAGATAACAATAACAGTTACAATTCTGGACAGAAAACCTCTCAGGCGCAAAATAACAGCATCAATGTGAACAATTTTGAGgaatttatgaaatttgaaTCGCTCTTTGGG TCAGACAATGGTTCTAGCGGTCAAACCGGCTCGCGTTTTAGTAAATGGTTCCGACGTGGAAATACATCATTCAATCAATATTCCAATCAAGATGGACGCCGACTTCCGTATGGTTATTTTCCTTCCAATGACTTTGCCAACACTAGTGGATCTTCCCAGTATGAAGGACATGCTGCACAGCGTTCCTCTAGTGGGGCATCATACCTTCCTCGTGGCTACCAAGGAGCTCACGCTTTCGAACAAAACAATTCTATGAATGCAGCCGCACCGAATTCAGCTTTCAAACGGTTACTAGACATGGTGACACATAACCGGCTCGGCAATAATATGCTTGCGCAACAACAATACATGCTGCAAATGCTTAACAAAAATCAGCAAAGTGAAATTTTACGTCGCATGCTAATGAAGAATACGATGGATAATGCTATAGCAGATCCCGGCCAGCCAAAGGCGCCGCCGCAGCAGTCGCAAGAGCAGCGCATGCCGACACATCGCGAACTGCAGTTTCACACTCAAGCTATTATGCAGAACGCTTTATTGCGCAAGAAACTTCAGGATCAACAAAAGATGCTCTTCgaacaaaacagtcaaatgacggTTATGGCCGCTGCAGCTGCAGCCTCCGCCGAACCGAATGCCGCTGTTCAGCAGTTCGTTCAGTCGGTTTGCCCCAACGTCCAACGGAGCCTTTCGGTTCTCGGTCAAGCCAGGGTAAACCAACCGAATCATCAGCAGAAATTTGGTCAATCGTTTCCCAACGCAGACGAACAACAAGCGCACCGCGATCTCTCAGCGTCTTTACAGCGGATGCTGCTCTCTCCACCGCAACAACGCTCGGTTGGATACCGTTTCGGAAAGGCCTAA